A single window of Penaeus vannamei isolate JL-2024 chromosome 24, ASM4276789v1, whole genome shotgun sequence DNA harbors:
- the LOC138866173 gene encoding cylicin-2-like codes for MSTGIKYSPNESGTPGGLLGGTSLQLMARCPAPSPGVIPSFPGVTLLSPTCHPKSPMSPPLSSGSPHSTCAPPPITPRCHPNPPASKEAFKEVSKEVSKEASKVSKEVFKVSKKASKDTVKEASKEASKEGFQGGFTGGFQGDSKEIPRRLPRKFPRRLLRFPRRFSRSPRRLPRTLRLPKRVSKEASQEVSKEIPRRLPRGVSKEASKVSKEVFKVSKKASQDTVKEASKEAFKRASKEASEVSKEASKEASREASKEVSKEAFKEVSKEASKEASKAVSKEAFKEVYKEISKKASKEAFKEVSKEASEEEFSLHFLQASKEAFKEASKEVSKEASTEVSKEASTEASKEISKKASKEASKEVSKEASTEASKEISKKASKEASKEVSKEASEEASKEVSKEASKVSKEASKPGASRRKPISPGSLGKDFLNETQFRRVVSYAICDPKTQYCISLEISAD; via the exons ATGTCAACCGGGATAAAATATTCACCCAATGAATCAGGAACTCCAGGTGGCCTTTTGGGTGGCACGTCGCTCCAGCTGATGGCCAG GTGTCCTGCACCCTCCCCCGGTGTCATCCCCAGCTTCCCCGGtgtcaccctcctttcccccacgtGTCACCCCAAATCCCCCatgtcaccccctctctcctccgggTCACCCCACTCCACGTGTgcacctccccccatcaccccccgaTGTCACCCAAATCCCCCG GCTTCAAAGGAGGCTTTCAAGGAGGTTTCCAAGGAAGTTTCCAAGGAGGCTTCTAAGGTTTCCAAGGAGGTTTTCAAGGTCTCCAAGAAGGCTTCCAAGGACACTGTAAAGGAGGCTTCCAAGGAGGCTTCCAAAGAGGGTTTCCAAGGAGGCTTCACAGGAGGTTTCCAAGGAGATTCCAAGGAGATTCCAAGGAGGCTTCCAAGGAAGTTTCCAAGGAGGCTTCTAAGGTTTCCAAGGAGGTTTTCAAGGTCTCCAAGAAGGCTTCCAAGGACACT GAGACTTCCAAAGAGGGTTTCCAAGGAGGCTTCACAGGAGGTTTCCAAGGAGATTCCAAGGAGGCTTCCAAGGGGGGTTTCCAAGGAGGCTTCTAAGGTTTCCAAGGAGGTTTTCAAGGTCTCCAAGAAGGCTTCCCAGGACACTGTAAAGGAGGCTTCCAAGGAGGCTTTCAAGAGGGCTTCCAAGGAGGCTTCTGAGGTTTCCAAGGAGGCTTCCAAGGAGGCTTCCAGGGAGGCTTCCAAGGAGGTTTCCAAGGAGGCTTTCAAGGAGGTTTCCAAGGAGGCTTCCAAGGAGGCTTCTAAGGCGGTTTCCAAGGAGGCTTTCAAGGAGGTTTACAAGGAGATTTCCAAGAAGGCTTCCAAAGAGGCTTTCAAAGAGGTTTCCAAGGAGGCTTCTGAAGAGGaattttcccttcacttcctccaggCTTCCAAGGAGGCTTTCAAGGAGGCTTCTAAGGAGGTTTCCAAGGAGGCTTCCACGGAAGTTTCCAAGGAGGCTTCCACGGAGGCTTCCAAGGAGATTTCCAAGAAGGCTTCCAAGGAGGCTTCCAAGGAGGTTTCCAAGGAGGCTTCCACGGAGGCTTCCAAGGAGATTTCCAAGAAGGCTTCCAAGGAGGCTTCCAAGGAGGTTTCCAAGGAGGCTTCTGAAGAGGCTTCCAAGGAGGTGTCCAAGGAGGCTTCCAAGGTTTCCAAGGAGGCTTCGAAACCCGGGGCGTCTCGGAGAAAGCCTATTTCGCCGGGGTCGCTCGGGAAAGATTTTTTGAACGAGACTCAATTTCGGAGAGTTGTttctt